In the genome of Vulpes lagopus strain Blue_001 chromosome 9, ASM1834538v1, whole genome shotgun sequence, the window cttctccctctggccttccccttcctcatgctctctctctctctcaaataaataaatattttttaaaaattcacactaGGACACATCTATTAAGTTTCCATCATCGTCATTTAGCTGAAGCTCCAAATATTTCTTGTTCAGTACTAGCCAGGATGGGAGGCAGAGGCGATGGAGGTCCTCCATAATAAGAGACAGTGGTTTGTAACCACACTCCCTGGAGAGAAGTTCTTGCATCATACACAGGCAGACATGTCTTTCCACAAGTGATACTTTGAGAGGTCTTTTAAAAGGGTATAGATATGGGCAAGATAAGACAAATACTTAGAACTTACTATTACTTGTGTTTCATTAGACCAGATTATAGCTAAAGCCAGAGGAGACTTGAAGAATTCTCTGGTAAAGTCAAGCAGCagaggtaaataaaatctaaccTCTGGAGCCACAGGGAAAATACTCAGCCTTCCACAGATCACGGGGAGCAAATCTGTATCTTGTGGCCTCTCCAGGTGGCTCTGCAGGATCCCAAGTCCTGATTCAGGGCACCAACTTGCTGGCCTCAGCAAACACGACTTGCCTCCCAGTGAAACTGCCCAGTACTCTGAAGACCTTGGCTTGtttataaaaaaagatcttatttatttatgggggggggggggacaagagcatggagaggggaaaaggagagggagaaccaggctccccaccaagcaggaagcctgatatggggcttgatcccaggactcctcattaccaagaccctaggatcatgacctgagccaaaggcatacacgtaactgattgagccacccaggtggaccTCCCACCCTTCTTTTGACTCCTCTGCAAGTTTGATCATGGTTCCCTACTTCTGTAACACGTTAACCCCATTGGAATTTACTCTAGTTCTGTGACCTGCCTGCACATTTTGATCAGACTCACTGAACCTGTCCTGATGTCTCACCAAATCCCTTGCCTTTTTGGCTCTGGATCTCCCTCCCAATTGCTTAGCCCAGGTAGGCAGACCCTGCATCTGTCCGTCCCTGCTCAGATGTGCTTCTCTTGGGCCTGGTGTCCTCCACCACTGCACTAACCTCAAAATGCTTAGCCCTGGCTGGCCCTTATTAGTCTCCTCActctctgggctcctgggctTCTTGCAGACAGAAAATGGGCTGCTCTGTCATGAAGGCTGATCCCATCTACACGAGTCCTGGCAGGAATCTCCCCATATTAGCCTGAAGGCTGACGTGAGTATGAtctgttttgctgtttttcttggCTCTactactgaaattttaatttctttacataGCAACCGCAATAAGCAGAAACACTCTTTTCTAATGTTTTGTAAATAGCTTTGCTTATGTCACTCTAGTGCTCAAATGTCTAATAGCAAGCCACTGCCTGTCAaagctgaataataataaaagtgaaatctCTTACAGAACATGATGGGCCAGGTATTGTGCTAAGTCCTTTACATGcctatctcatttaatcaatGATACActcttatcctcattttatagatgaggagctTGAGGGAGAGCTAGGAAGTTTCAATAAATAAGCCACCTGACAAATATGTCATGCACTAACCACAGCACAACAtcgcaactttttttttctattttcccctcATCTCTTTTCGTgtgttttattatgtaaattttcAAACATCCAGAAAGCTAGAAAGAGCAGAATAAATCACCACAAACTCAGTACCCAGCTTCATCAATCATTAACACACAGCCAATTTCATTTTATCCGTactcctactcattctctctttccacCTCTGATCCTGCCCaaactggattattttgaagcaaattcccGAATATCATATCACTTCAGGTGTGAACATTTCAAAATCTATCTCCAAAACATGCAACATTTCTAGCTCTAATAAGGCCCCCAAAACAAACTAGTGAGCCTGGTTTCTGAGTCACTGGGTTCCAACCAACTAGATTGTCTCTGATTACTATCACACACAGGTCCCACCCGAAGCCAGTTTAGTGAAGGGCGGCCCTAGAGCATCTGAATGAAAAGACTTTGGGGTGATTCTTAAAATTTCAGATTATGGAACCCTATGCCAGACCTTCTGAATGAGAATTTCTAATAAGATCCACATTTTGATAAGCTCCTCCAGGTGATTGTTGTATATACTAAAGTCTGAGAATCTTAAGTATAAAGGTGCCCACATATTTTCTGCACCTTTTCTTGCCTTTATTTATGGTGTTCTTTCTTGAAattgctcccttttttttttattacctccAACCAGTCACTGCTTTTTCCCTAGCCCAGATATCAGCTCTTTCATGAAGTCTTTTCCTGATTTCTCCAATAAACCAGTCTCTCCTCTTTTAACTCCCTTTACACCTCATTTCTCTTATATACCAAGCACAGCCactgttataattttttatgcatttattttatcttgtctATTAGATTATAAACTACTTGAAGACTAGGAACATTTTTAAGACTCCTTTAACACTTCTTTGTTAAACGCTTCCTTTGCATTATACCTTGAAAGAATTAGCAATTATTAAACAATTCTAGAATTGATTTGTACTGTCTCCTATAATTTAGAACTTTAATTACAAAGCTAATTACATGGAGTTTTTTATATAAGTCAAAGCTAATGTTCAAGTGAATGCATTCTTTCCTCATTTCACATTTAGCCTAAAGATGCAGAAGAAGAGTAATCCTAGATCATTATCATTAATTACATAATATagcattttactatttaaaaggGACATTAGGTTTTGCTTCCAGGTATGTTGGTCTAAGAACCTACAGACAACCTCCCTGTGGAAAATAACTCTAAAACCtagacaatattaaaaaaaaaaagaaaaagaaaactagtcaCAGGTAGTGGAGAGTGAGCAAAAGCAGAGGGACTCAGGTGGGTAATTTATTCTCACTTGAAAGAGAGATGGGAGCTCTACAGTGAGTTCCTATCTCTCCAGTGTTTCACTTGAAGCTGAGTAGAATCTGCAATGGAGCACACTGGTCTTAAGGAAAAGAATCAGAGAGAGGATCCTCAAACTCTATACCCAAGAACCACACATGGCTGTTCTGAGACCAGAGCTGctgcacaaaaaagaaaatttgcaattCAAGACttgaccacaaaaaaaaaaaaaaattacctattaacataaaggaaataatattcatcagaaaaaaataaccaaatccaGAATCTCCATAACTTAATGTTCATAACAtctagaatataattttaaaaatacttcacatatcagaaagggagacagaacatgagagactcctaactctgggaaacgaacaaggggtggtagaaagggaggtgggcagggggtggggatgactgggtgacgggcactgaggggggcacttgatgggacgagcactgggtgttatgctatatgttggcaaattgaactccagtaattaattaattaattaattaatattaaaaatacttcacatacaaagaagcaagaaaatggaacaattctcaaaaaaggaaacatcagcAGAGTCAGACCCAATAGGAACCAAAGTAGGAACTTAACAAGGATTTTTTCACAAGGATTTTAAAATGGCTACTTTAATTACCTGAGGGTTGTATGTTAAACAAAGCATCTTTAATGCAGAGTAGTGGAAAGTCTCAGTAGAAAAATAGATATAAGAAAAGACAACCAAACCCAAAATTTAGAACTAAAATATAGAAttgctaaaacaaaaaattaccTGGATAGACCTGACAGTCAAATTGACACAACAGAGGAAAGAGTGAATGAACTtgatcaatagaaattatccacgagaaaaaaaagaaatattaaaaattatctaaaaaaaaaaaagagtcttggtgaaatcagagagagggaaaccacaagagattcttaactataggaaacaaactgagggttgctagaggggcaTCTCCCCTCTGATGGGGGAATGAGCTAATTGGgcgatgggcatgaaggagggcacttgatgtaatgagcactgggtgttatatgcaactgctgaatcactaaactctacctccaaaactagtaatacactatatgttaattaaattgaatttaaaaatctaaaaaaataaagtcttgcaGATCTGCGAGATGTTATTAAAAGGTTAAATGTATATGTAATTgaaatatcagaaggaaagagaaaatgaggcacagtgtatatatataaaaattaactcataagtcatcaaaaacttaaatgtaagagctaCAAACATTACTTaaagtatgaaaaaatatttaggggCATATAGTTAGGCAAAGATATCTTACACagaacaccaaaagcacaaactaATAAAGGATAAACTGATTAAAATGGACTATATCAAGGTTAAGAGCTTTTACTCTCCAAAagacatagtttttaaaaaaggcaaccaacagactgagagaaaacctctgcaaaatatgtattttaagggatgcctgggtagctcagtggttcaggagctgccttggctcagggcatgatcccagggtcctggggtcaagtcttacattgggcttcctgcagggaacctgcttccccctctgcttatgtctctgcctctctctctcatgaatgaataaataaaatcttaaaaaaaaaacatgtattttaaaaaggacttcATCCTGATTGTATACAGAACCTTtggagcagcccaggtgcctcagcggtttagcgctggccttcagcccagggcatgatcctggagacctggtatcgagtccgtcgggctccctgcatggagcctgcttctccctctgtctgtgtctctgcctctctctctctctgtctctcatgaataaataaataaaatctttttttttaaaaaaaaaaaaagaacctttgcaattcaataatgaaaaaacaaacacccaattttaaaaggagcaaattaattgaacagatatttcacaaaagatatatgcacagccaacaagtatatgaaaaaatgctcaacattactgaTCACCAGATAAATgcgaattttaaaaatcacatataccCACTAGAACGGCTAAAGCTCCAAGGACTAACACcaccaagtgttgacaaggatgtggaggaactAGAAATCTCATATATTGCCTGTGAGAATGGAGGGTGGAAcagccacattaaaaaacaatacGGCAGCACTTTATACAATTAAACCTGAAGTTACCACATGACCTAGTGAATCTAGAGCTAGGTATTGccacaaaacatgaaaatatgcatCCACACAAAAATGCATATGCCAATCATTTCTAACTTCCAAGTATGCACAGCTATTATTCGTAATAGCCCAGAAcaggaagcaaccaaaatgtccatcaggtggtaaagagactttaaaataagGTAGTATATCCATAtcatagaatattactcagtaacAAAAATTGACAGTGAATCtaaaaaacatcatgctaagtaaaaaaaaaaaactaaacatgaaaatctacatactgtatgattccatttaaataaaaatcaagggcagcccgggtggcttagcggttgagcatctgccttgggcccagggcgtgatcctggagtcccgggatcgagtcccatatcgggctccctgcatggagcctgcttctccctctgcctgtgtctctgcctctctctctctgtgtctttcatgaataaataaataaaatctctttttaaaaaattaataaaataaaaacaaataaataaaaatctagaaaaagcaaaatcctAGTAACAGCATCTCAGTGACGGCCTGTGCCATGGGTGAGGAAGGAGGTGGAGTGCAAAGACACACAGGGAAATTTTTTGGCCTAGGGATCTGTTTTATATCTCAATCTAGTAATTGCTGCATAGTAATATACAATAACAATAATCATCAACTGTACACTAAAACTCACAAATTTTATTGTATGGAAATATCATAACAAAtgacaaagagaattttttttaaaaaagcatagaaTTAAAACCAAGGATTCTGCACATTGAATTCAGCAGGTGAGCAAGCCAATTTGGATAATTTAGGATAACCCAAAGAAACTTGGCAGAAAAGTTAGCCTTCCAAAGAGAATGACACATAAGTTATCAAAACTATCTGAAAACAGCATATCTGTTTACTGGTCTGGCAGTTAAACTAAGCATTTCTGTAAGTGACTCTGGAGAAAAACATGAGCTTgaatcaaataaaagaaaatgaaaatcacgTGATTTGTCCTTCCTGTCAAACAGTGACTTGGCAAGAAATAGcagaaaaacctagaaaaaacaTTGGCACCAACTTactgaaaaaagaatttaatcttCATAGCTAGTGACATTGTACagtagaattagaaaataaaataatgtgccCCAGggacttcaaaaataaaaagctgccaaaaatgagattagaaattatctttagaaaaaaaaataaataaataaaattaaaaaaaatgagattagaaaCTATCTTTAGGAAAGTGACTTTTAAGTAAGTGGTATACAGGTTCATCTCTCTTTATATAAAAGAGGTAAACAACTGAATAATCATCTCAACCCTCTGATGTATGGGGTTTTCTtaataacctttttattttagaataattctaGATTTACAGAATTATTACAAAGATAGCACAAATAGTTCTCATATATCCCACACTCAATTTgccctattattattaatattttacattagtGTGGTATATTTTTCACAATTGGTGAGCCAGTATTAATGTTCTCTTAACCAAAGTCCATCCTTTACtaagatttcctttgtttttacctaatgtctttttctgttccaggatcctacCAAGAAATATTACACTTAGTAGTCATATGTCCTTGAGCACTTCCTGATAATGACAATTTCTCAGATTTACCTTGCTTTTGATAACTTTGATAGTTTTGAAGAATACTGATTggctattttgtaaaatgtccctcAGTTGGgctttgtctgatatttttctcatggttagacTGGGATTGATTTCTGAAAtatcttttgtttcattctttaacTCTTAAAATCACCATAATGTCATATTATAATAATTTGGATTCTTACTAAGATAATCATTTCCATCTggttaaaaaatggaaatgtctgGGGCGcgtggatggctcaatcagttaaatgtctgccctTGGGTTaagtcaccatctcagggttcTCAGATCAGACCaggtctggctctctgctcagcgaggagtctgtttcttcctctccctctgccccttccccctgcctgtgctctctctctctctctctctctgtctcaaataaatgaaatattttttaaaaaatgaaaatgtctgaaaatattcatGCTAGAATAGATGTAAGTGTATTTAAGTAAATCACAGTAAATTATCAATCATATTAAAGCTCTaaaatatagttattattttatatactcaACCATATAAAAACCACATTAATAATTCATATTAATCAATTGAGCCTCCAATTAGATACAGTAAGGAAACCAAAACTAGGTAGGCATAATTCCTAAACTTAGAGCCAGTCATGTTTGATTTAGAGCTTTATGCATTTTAAGGaactaaattatatattttgatatattctctttcaaagattttaaaaagttatttaagagataaaaatatccttgaaatatgaggagagaaatgaactaggggtgggggaaggggaggtggatggggggtgggggtgactgggtgacgggcactgagggaggcacttgatgagatgagcactgggtgttattctatatgttggcaaatcgaacaccaacaataaataaatttacaaaaaaaaagaaatatgaggagAAACATGATCTCCTATTAATACTACCTTGatgttataatttattaattcttaCCTTGCCTTGTTCAAATTTAACAAAGGAATGTAAAAGCGAACAGTTTagcacacaaagaaaagaaaaatgtactccGTCAGTAAGGCCACCGAATTAGTGACAGGTCATTTTTGTCATGACACAGTGcactttatttatgataggaaaaaGTCACAGGAATTTCCATGTCAGTCAAACTCTGGATTTCAATCCAGACTTTTACAAAATGTCTTTATTAGTCCTAGATTATTATTTGGCTTTAATCCTAAAGATAAGGCCAACAGAAGTTGGATGTGTTCAACACACCACAAGGGAAAATGTTACCTGGCATGACCTTAGAAGGTGAACCAGCTCTAGTCTCTGACTTGGGGTAAAAAATAAACAGCCAGGCAGGTGAGCAAGCCCAGAACAGAAATCCCTTATTAGCTGCAAAAATTACTAGACTATGTCCTTGCTGAGATTTTGCAGCAAGTAAttcaaaaaggagaagaaaagaaaagccactcAGCACAGCATCCACAGAAGACATAGCACCCGTCTGTCCGACGGGTCAGTCACACAGCTCGTAGATTCGAGCAGACTCTCTGGGCATCAAAGACATCCTGAGCCTGCAGACTGCTTGGCTGATCGTGGGGATTCAATGTGTTTATCAGAAAAACAAGTGAGGCAATGTCCTCACTAAAACAGCACAGGTAGGCACCCAACAGCACCTTAGTAAGTGCTTAAAGTCCCTCAAGCAGCCCCACTAAAAGCTTTGTCAACAAAAGCCAAAAGACCCACTGCTGTTCTCACTGCTCACTTTCTGATTGTGAAATCTGTAGGAGGAGCAGGTCTAGAGGGTGCAGTCAAAAAGAAGAAAGTCCCCTCTTAAAGTCACCTTTCCCCTGATTTTCCGGTTTATATGCCGACCTGTTTATATCTCAGCCCaataaagagaacaaacaaacaaaaaacaattttaaccTTTAAAGtcacttcacaaaaaaaaaaaaaaaaaaaaaaaaaaaaaaaaaaaaaaaaaaaaaaaaaaaaaaaaaaataaagtcacttcaCTTTCCTCAGTGTCTGTGCACACATCACATTTCAAAGAACAGGGAGAGAAATCATCTAATCACAGGTCAAATAATAAATGGACATAAGTTTTACCTGGTCCAATGACACTTACTGATCAATGAAGAATAAATATAGGCTTCATAAGGCCCCAGCAGAAATGAagggcaggatttttttttttttttttttttttttttaggttttggtCCAGTTTCCTCCAGTAAATCAAGAGTAACCTTGAAAAGGTGACATACCTGTTGAGAGCTGATATTTATAGGTTGTTTTAAAACGATCCATGTGACACTCTCAAGAAGAGGCGGGACTGTCAGGGAACCGGGATATGTCCAGTAGTCCCAGGATGGAGGGAGCAGAGATAGTGGATCAAAATTTGTGAATCGAGTCTGTTTACCctagtggagaaaagagaattctCACAAATTACAACGGGAGAGCTTTACACACCCCTCAAAAAAACATATATCAATGAAATGCCATTTTACTAGAATTCTCTACCTCATGGAATTATTTAGTATCTCCctttgcatcttaaaaaaaaagtttctgcctTAATCTAAACATTTTAGATGAAGTAGCACATTACCTAGGTTTATTTAAGAAGCACAAGATTTGTTTACGATGTGTTGCAATTAAGTGCTGATTGCACAAAGCTCCAATACCAGAAACTAATTATGCATAGATGAATTAGTAATGATTTTAGAGAACTTAAGACCCCCTCATAATTTTCAAAAGATGAGTGGTAATTGGTTGATTCTGCTCTACTGGTCAAGTATGTTCCAAACCTGCTTCAAAGCATATAGCATACGCTCTATCTACAGTCTAAGTAATTAAAAGAAGGTAACAGACttcaggagagaaaaaggaatacaTTAGTCAGTagcaaataaaatttcattttaccttttctttaatAGAATCCAAAATATCAGTAATCTTTTGCAGTTGAGAATTATGTTCACCGATCTGAAAGCACAAAATTTCAAAAGAAGTGGTTACTGTAGCAGAGCAGGTCTGGTTCAACTCCATCTCAGTCACTGGTTTTGAATGGTTTTTTTGAAAAACGTATGCCAGCCCAGAACAAACAGAGATTGTTCTATAATGAAGCTGTCTTTTACCTGCTGGCTTTATCGTGCCAGAAAAATCTGAATAACAAGATAATGTTACAGGGCTCCTTGGCTGAATTATAAACTCGATTCCAAAACTAGTAGTAACAGCTCCATAGTTTTCAGCTTTATGAATGTTTAATATACACGTTAATTTCAGAGAAAACATGCTCAGGAAACTCCAACATAACACTTGCACTATTCAACCGGATGTGACCTTCAGACCCTAAATCCAAACTACTCTTGTGACATCAAAGCACTCTAAGAAAACATCTCCCATTTTCAACCTAAAGCGATTTGAGGTCCAAGACAATATGTTATCACTAGTagaaatcatcagaaaaaaatctatgtaccTCTTTTCATTACTAGGGATGTCCCAAATTTACCTAAGGTTATAAATCCTTCAGGATTAAAGTATAATCTCTTGCCCCACTTGCATTCCACTGCCACCAGCATACTTGGTGGCCAAAGGGAAGGAGCTACTGCCATTCATCTCACCCTCCACTCTGCTCTGTACTtcccccagtcccagccccaacGAGTTACAACATCACACACAGAGTTGGTGGCAGAGCAAAAGTGCACGCCCTGCAAGAATGTAGTCACAGTGGGAGCTGAACAGCCCAACCCACCCACAGGGATTATAACAATGATACTTGCTAAACCACATGTGAGTAtgagacaaaggaaaacacaacatcgatttttaaaaattggtcatTGTGTTTGAGACAACAAACCACTGTGGTGAAACTAGTGCTTCAAGAATCAGGAACTTGAACTTTGTCCTGTATCTCTAAATAATGTGTAATGGGGAAGAGCCTAGAATACAGATTTTCTTCTCAGAATCTCAGTTGTTACTCCTGCTACTatgtttgctgctgctgctgctgctgctgctgctgctgctgctgtttctaTTCTTATAAAAATGATCAATGGACAAGAGGCAACATTAGATAGTGCTCCCATGGTAGCTCTGGGCTATTAGATAAATCATAAACTAATATGtaaattttcaatatatatttcaaaaggaaaacattaaactTAGAATGAGTTTACTATTAAAATGGCAGACTATCCCTTCCATGACTGAAACTCTTTATCCAACATGGctgattaattatttaaaatgaaatcagtgGATTCTCACCTGTAAAAATACTCCCAAGACAGCTAGTCCATCTGGCTCGTGAGCTGCCTCAACAAAACTGGGGTATTTGTCGGAATTCCAATGAACGACATGGAGCTGAAAGGGAGGTAGGCAACATAATTCAaatgtcatttttgaaaaattcttaagaacataaatgaaaataaaatatttatatagatgtTCTGGTGCTGTGCACTCATGTGTATAACATTAGAATCCTCCTATTTGTTTTTGTCCAAAAGCCAAAGACAAGGACTATGGCCACTTAATCTGTAGTGTACTATAGAAAATCCCTATCACTATGTAAAATGCTCTGGAGCATCTTGCcaagcccctccagcccccaaaATCTTCAACCATTGCTCCTGAGTGACTTAAGTCTCCTCCATAACCTTCCGTGGTGGGATTGCAATAGAGCGGCGTTAGGTCAGATAACAGAGTCCACTAGACAAGCTTAGCCTCACAGAGGGGTGGAGAAGTCAACTGAAGGTTTGCGGTAACAGTACCAATTGTTCCTAGTCAGGTGGTCATCatttatggggcagccccggtggctcagtggtttagtgctgtcttcagtccagggcctgatcctggagacctgggatcaagtcccatgtcgggctccctgcatggagcctgcttctccctctgcctgtgtctctgcctctctctgtgtctctcatgaataaataaataaaatcttaaaaaaaaaactctttatgACTTGAAAGTGCAAATTCTCCTTATCAGAACTATTTTAAGCAGTATTCACACTCTTATTACCTTCTATAAATATGTTCAGCCCCTTTGCTGACAGCAAGTTTTAATAGAGACAAAGAGGATTTGTCTAGGAACAGGGATTAGGATGTGTCTGAGGGTGAAAATGAGAGGCAGTTATGCTACTgaggtggagaaaaggaaagaagtaaagagGCAAGGAGTTGGAGTACCTGGAactctagaaaacagaaaatacacCTACTTGACAACTCTGCCCTCATGCAAGTGGCCTTCTGCAAAATCCAAAGGCATCCTAAATGTTCTGCACTGTTAAATAATAGTGTGTCCCA includes:
- the CA13 gene encoding carbonic anhydrase 13 isoform X2; translated protein: MSRLSWGYGEHNVLRGGPLTGSYRLRQFHLHWGSADDHGSEHVVDGVRYAAELHVVHWNSDKYPSFVEAAHEPDGLAVLGVFLQIGEHNSQLQKITDILDSIKEKGKQTRFTNFDPLSLLPPSWDYWTYPGSLTVPPLLESVTWIVLKQPINISSQQLATFRTLLCTVEGEAAAFLLSNHRPPQPLKGRKVRASFH